The Coregonus clupeaformis isolate EN_2021a chromosome 26, ASM2061545v1, whole genome shotgun sequence genome window below encodes:
- the LOC121540096 gene encoding plakophilin-3 — translation MSFVAQDNVFLSALQPNSAVSTYAIPSEIQLGGNGGTLSDEMTRAKRVQQQVAMRLAEKTSTLPRQNGSASHYTSSEYGGSSTMKYQTFNPGFSSKSYVYTSSRPVMAPRVAQYSGGFSSRSAVDLSGGQRVAMGSGGGGGGGGGGGGGGGAYQYHDNMSLSGGYQGEGGYQGGGGYQGEGGYQGGGGYQGGGGYQGGGGYQGGGGYQGEGGLPGRRGLPGRRGLPGRRGIPGRRGLPGRRGATREEGATREEGDTREKGATREEGDTREKGATREEGATRYHVGGGGAMRQQMTRAMSCAPGPDLETMSLRSVRLQNLPAQPSPVAAWVAADCSDGGSLVSDRDATFRRQQSVYSTVNGGAYSSGTQMRQGGEDMMTVQQQHSFKGPAYRTISRINNRNNKMSMGSMSGASTLPSGGSSYGGGGGGFVMSRASTLHSGGSNYGGGGGGFMMGQMSSGSQGNLMIMQQQRQATLPRTMSVKSMHSVGKGMDIYDRQMDMTGSMGNLSGINSLDMPTAVRYLIEGDADLQVLGAAYIQHECYNNTEAKNEIHRYKGIPELVRLFNSENQEVARYATGATRNLIYENMDNKMALIEAGGIPQLIEALKENDDELRKNITGILWNLSSKDNLKEKLAKETLAELTEKILIPLSGSGDSEVIQQSPSEVDIFYNTTGCLRNLSSVNEKTRQKMRETNGLVDALVRYIQASLQDGKVEEKGVENSVCVLRNLSYQLYSEIPPSALLRLEGPTRDQDTSRSEAIGCFTPQSKKVKNKMNQDLVTFTEVARVPKGLEWLWHPQVVGLYNRVLQACDINSTTREAAAGALQNITAGDKRWAGVLSRVALEQERMLPVMLDKLRTNRDQELRSLTGFLRNLSRHAKDKNAMANKAVNNLVAKLPTDGQQKEPSSDVVVNICGALNNLVTCSSVAARDITFFDGLQKLVAIKNSHDSSPGKLKAAKAAATVLCNMFQYKKLHKDYKQKGFTRPDFADVTI, via the exons AATACGGCGGTTCTTCAACGATGAAGTACCAGACCTTCAACCCAGGGTTCAGCTCCAAGTCCTACGTCTACACATCCTCCAGACCTGTCATG GCACCCAGGGTGGCTCAGTACTCTGGCGGTTTCTCCTCCCGCTCTGCGGTGGATCTGAGTGGTGGTCAGAGAGTCGCAatggggagtggaggaggaggaggaggaggaggaggaggtggaggaggaggaggagcatacCAGTACCACGATAACATGAGTCTGAGCGGGGGCTACCAGGGAGAAGGGGGATACCAGGGAGGAGGGGGATACCAGGGAGAAGGGGGCTACCAGGGAGGAGGGGGATACCAGGGAGGAGGGGGATACCAGGGAGGAGGGGGATACCAGGGAGGAGGGGGATACCAGGGAGAAGGGGGGCTACCAGGGAGGAGGGGGCTACCAGGGAGGAGGGGGCTACCAGGGAGGAGGGGGATACCAGGGAGAAGGGGGCTACCAGGGAGGAGGGGGGCTACCAGGGAGGAGGGGGCTACCAGGGAGGAGGGGGATACCAGGGAGAAGGGGGCTACCAGGGAGGAGGGGGATACCAGGGAGAAGGGGGCTACCAGGGAGGAGGGGGCTACCAGGTACCAT gttggaggaggaggggccATGAGGCAACAGATGACCCGGGCGATGAGCTGTGCTCCCGGCCCAGACCTAGAGACCATGTCCCTGCGCTCCGTGAGGCTCCAGAACCTGCCCGCTCAG CCGTCCCCAGTGGCAGCCTGGGTGGCTGCGGACTGCAGTGATGGGGGCAGCCTGGTCTCGGACCGCGACGCCACCTTCAGGCGCCAGCAGTCTGTCTACAGCACCGTCAATGGAGGAGCCTACAGCTCAGGGACCCAGATGAGacag ggaggagaggatatGATGACGGTACAGCAGCAGCATTCCTTTAAAGGGCCAGCATACCGCACCATCAGCAGAATCAACAACAGGAACAACAAGATGTCCATGGGCTCCATGTCCGGGGCTTCCACCCTCCCCTCAGGGGGAAGCAGCTACGGCGGTGGAGGGGGAGGCTTCGTCATGTCCAGGGCTTCCACCCTCCACTCTGGGGGGAGCAACTACGGCGGTGGAGGGGGAGGGTTCATGATGGGCCAG ATGTCGTCTGGGTCTCAGGGAAATCTGATGATAATGcaacagcagagacaggccacTCTGCCCAGGACGATGTCCGTCAAGAGCATGCACAGTGTCGGGAAGGGCATGGATATCTAcgacagacagatggacatgaCTGGCAGCATGGGCAACCTCAGCGG GATCAATAGCCTGGACATGCCTACGGCGGTGAGGTACCTGATTGAGGGGGATGCTGACCTGCAGGTTCTGGGAGCAGCTTATATCCAACACGAGTGTTACAACAACACTGAGGCCAAGAACGAG ATACACCGCTATAAGGGCATCCCAGAGCTGGTGAGGCTGTTCAACAGTGAGAACCAGGAGGTGGCTCGCTACGCCACGGGCGCCACCAGGAACCTCATCTACGAGAACATGGACAACAAGATGGCCCTCATCGAGGCGGGCGGGATCCCACAACTCATAGAGGCTCTGAAGGAGAATGACGACGAGCTACGGAAGAACATCACAG GTATTCTGTGGAACCTGTCATCCAAAGACAACCTGAAGGAGAAACTAGCCAAGGAGACGCTAGCTGAGCTCACAGAGAAGATCCTGATCCCACTGTCAGGCAGCGGAGACTCTGAGGTCATCCAGCAGAGCCCCTCCGAGGTTGACATCTTCTACAATACCACCGGATGTCTCAG GAACCTGAGCTCAGTGAACGAGAAGACCAGACAGAAGATGCGGGAGACCAACGGTCTGGTCGATGCCCTGGTAAGATACATCCAGGCCTCGCTACAGGACGGCAAGGTGGAGGAAAAG ggagtGGAGAACTCGGTGTGTGTCCTGAGGAACCTCTCCTATCAGCTGTACAGTGAGATCCCGCCCTCGGCCCTGCTACGTCTGGAAGGACCAACCAGAGACCAGGACACCAGCAGGAGTGAAGCTATTGGTTGCTTCACCCCTCAGAGCAAGAAAGTAAAAAAT AAGATGAACCAGGACCTGGTTACGTTCACGGAGGTGGCCCGCGTACCCAAGGGTCTGGAGTGGCTGTGGCACCCCCAGGTGGTGGGGCTGTATAACCGCGTGCTGCAGGCCTGTGACATTAACTCCACCACCCGCGAGGCTGCAGCCGGGGCCCTGCAGAACATCACAGCTGGAGACAAGAGA TGGGCCGGGGTGCTGAGTCGTGTGGCTCTGGAGCAAGAGAGAATGCTTCCTGTGATGTTGGACAAACTGAGGACCAATCGTGACCAGGAGCTGAGATCCCTCACCGGCTTCCTCAGAAACCTGTCACGTCACGCCAAGGACAAGAACGCCATGG CAAACAAGGCAGTGAACAACCTGGTGGCCAAGCTGCCCACTGACGGCCAGCAGAAGGAGCCGTCCAGCGACGTGGTAGTCAACATCTGTGGAGCGTTGAACAACCTGGTGACCTGCAGCTCCGTCGCAGCCCGGGACATCACTTTCTTTGACGGGCTGCAAAAACTGGTGGCCATCAAGAACTCCCACGACAGCAG CCCTGGGAAGCTGAAAGCAGCCAAAGCAGCAGCCACAGTCCTCTGCAACATGTTCCAGTACAAGAAGCTGCACAAGGACTACAAACAG